A genomic region of Leptolyngbya sp. NIES-2104 contains the following coding sequences:
- a CDS encoding IS4 family transposase, producing the protein MLPSFYQTCLQSQLTQTQFVTLEILVELLHKERRITIERLATLFPQPILFESRRRNIQRFLSLPQLTPQAIWFPIVKQWVKRHHPRSKPLHLVIDRTQWQDHNLIMVSLVYNKRAIPLHWMWLNKQGQSSLVEQRRVLRPVFHLLKKHRFILLGDREFHSIELAAWCVEKRVKFVFRLPKSTTVKPDDSSRFTRLDDLPQTPGITEQYLQIQVTQNRGFGKHNLVLRQKRAYRQSSSDAWYLLTNLVDAEQTLNAYATRFSIEPLFKDYKSGGYHLEDCHADFGRFTALLVLIAIAYSISTLQGRRIRKKQVQRYVARVTEPKRTTKRHSAFWIGLYGKLWIEPLNLWSTLAGQLMALKPQKRLFFQRGLNAISLIQSAL; encoded by the coding sequence ATGTTGCCCTCATTCTATCAAACCTGTTTACAATCGCAATTAACCCAGACGCAATTTGTGACGCTAGAAATCTTGGTCGAACTGTTGCACAAAGAGCGCAGAATTACGATTGAACGCTTAGCCACTCTATTTCCGCAACCGATTCTATTTGAGAGCAGACGACGAAACATTCAACGATTCTTGAGCTTGCCGCAACTGACTCCGCAAGCGATCTGGTTTCCGATTGTCAAGCAGTGGGTCAAGCGACATCATCCCCGGAGCAAACCACTTCATCTGGTGATTGACCGTACCCAATGGCAAGACCATAACTTGATCATGGTGAGTCTTGTGTACAATAAGCGAGCGATTCCATTGCACTGGATGTGGCTGAACAAGCAAGGACAGAGTTCACTTGTTGAACAACGAAGAGTGTTACGCCCTGTGTTTCATCTGTTGAAAAAGCATCGCTTCATTCTGCTCGGAGACCGTGAGTTTCACAGCATTGAACTGGCGGCTTGGTGTGTAGAAAAGCGAGTCAAATTCGTGTTCCGTTTACCGAAGAGTACGACCGTCAAACCAGACGACAGCAGCAGGTTTACGCGCCTTGATGACTTGCCGCAAACGCCCGGAATCACCGAGCAATATCTGCAAATTCAAGTGACGCAAAATCGCGGGTTCGGCAAGCACAATTTAGTCTTGCGCCAAAAGCGTGCCTACCGTCAATCGAGTTCGGATGCTTGGTATCTTCTGACTAATCTCGTCGATGCCGAACAAACGCTCAACGCTTATGCCACTCGCTTCTCGATTGAACCCCTGTTCAAAGACTACAAATCCGGCGGCTATCACCTCGAAGATTGTCATGCCGATTTCGGGCGTTTTACTGCCCTGCTGGTCCTGATTGCCATTGCCTACTCGATCTCGACCCTACAAGGGCGGCGCATTCGCAAAAAACAAGTGCAGCGTTACGTCGCTCGTGTGACTGAGCCAAAGCGGACAACAAAGCGTCACAGTGCTTTCTGGATTGGCTTGTATGGCAAGTTATGGATTGAACCCTTGAATTTGTGGTCAACCTTGGCAGGTCAACTGATGGCACTCAAGCCGCAAAAACGCCTTTTCTTTCAGCGAGGTCTCAACGCCATTTCCCTGATTCAGTCTGCTCTCTAG
- a CDS encoding VCBS repeat-containing protein, translating into MPATATSLDLGQNLILRNLLTGENAIRRLNGTSLTVEKYTTAVPDLNWQLVGAGDFNSDNNSDLVWRNQATGQNVIWLMNGTSLSSGVSIDSVPDLSWRIAGVGDFNRDGNSDLVWRNTASGQNAIWLMNGTTVTTGSFIEPLPDGNWQISGTGDFNRDGNSDLVWRHTASGQNVIWLMNGTTVTTGVLTHQVQDPNWRIQAVGDFNNDSNSDLVWRNTATHQAVIWLMSGTDVATTVFTSVPETNWQIVGSGNFPLLALAANYAAGRFPSGVDVADFNGDGKLDLAVTNDNVSVLLGNGNGTFQTAVNYAVGRSPKSISASDFNGDGKPDLAVTNVSSNTVSVLLGNGNGTFQTAVDYTAGTTPYGISAGDFNGDGKPDLAVTNNNFSGTVSVLLGNGNGTFQTAINYTVGRSPFFISAGDFNGDIQLDLVVTNLNDGTLSVLLNQA; encoded by the coding sequence ATGCCTGCTACTGCTACCAGTCTTGACCTAGGACAAAACTTGATTCTAAGGAATCTACTGACCGGAGAGAATGCCATCCGGCGACTGAATGGGACTTCCCTAACTGTTGAAAAATATACGACAGCAGTACCTGATCTCAATTGGCAACTCGTCGGCGCGGGTGACTTCAACTCCGATAACAACTCCGACTTGGTATGGCGTAATCAAGCAACCGGGCAGAATGTGATCTGGCTGATGAATGGAACATCGCTCTCAAGCGGCGTGTCGATCGACTCGGTTCCGGATTTAAGTTGGCGAATTGCAGGAGTCGGTGATTTCAACCGCGATGGAAACTCTGACTTAGTATGGCGCAATACAGCATCCGGGCAGAATGCGATCTGGCTGATGAACGGCACCACTGTGACAACGGGCAGCTTTATCGAGCCGTTGCCCGATGGGAACTGGCAGATTTCGGGAACGGGTGACTTCAACCGCGATGGAAACTCTGACTTGGTGTGGAGGCATACAGCATCCGGGCAGAATGTGATTTGGCTGATGAACGGCACCACCGTGACAACGGGCGTGTTGACCCACCAGGTACAAGACCCGAACTGGCGAATTCAAGCCGTGGGGGATTTCAACAACGATAGCAACTCCGACCTGGTATGGCGCAACACAGCGACCCATCAAGCGGTGATCTGGCTGATGAGTGGCACCGATGTGGCAACCACAGTTTTTACCTCTGTGCCAGAGACGAACTGGCAAATTGTCGGAAGCGGTAATTTTCCCCTGCTTGCTCTGGCAGCCAATTACGCTGCGGGAAGGTTTCCGTCTGGTGTCGATGTTGCCGATTTTAATGGCGATGGCAAGCTAGATCTAGCAGTGACCAATGATAACGTTTCGGTGTTGCTGGGGAATGGGAATGGCACCTTTCAAACCGCCGTTAATTATGCAGTCGGGAGGAGTCCAAAGAGCATCAGTGCGAGCGATTTTAATGGCGATGGCAAACCAGACCTGGCAGTGACGAATGTAAGTTCTAACACTGTTTCGGTGTTGCTAGGGAACGGGAATGGTACCTTTCAAACCGCCGTTGATTACACAGCCGGAACTACTCCATACGGTATCAGTGCGGGCGATTTTAATGGGGATGGCAAACCAGATCTGGCAGTGACGAATAATAATTTCTCTGGCACTGTTTCGGTGTTGCTGGGGAATGGGAATGGCACCTTTCAAACCGCCATTAATTACACAGTCGGAAGGAGTCCATTCTTTATCAGTGCAGGCGATTTTAACGGGGACATTCAACTTGATTTGGTCGTGACGAACCTTAATGACGGTACGCTTTCGGTGTTGCTGAACCAGGCATAA
- a CDS encoding right-handed parallel beta-helix repeat-containing protein, translating to MKRIKRIGWTLKLGTIALLASTTAYATEPGSTQPDPVLKPLTFINLAQTDATPAAPTPKAADLIVPARAGVGYNTSGGGYEGFGSFQGFIPLYQTPGQDLGYLLGRLLLDNDAKLSGNVLFGYRFYNSAANRIYGTYLSYDNRDTGSNVFSQLGVGFETLGETWDARLNAYIPLGDSRQTVRQSAFNTGTQVSDLQFQNNFLLVTETRSQRIIRDLEALVAGFDGEVGVRLARFPNGGDVRGYAGLYYLSAGETSFGVRGRLEARPLNDLTLGLGVQHDGIFGTNVIASVSLSFPPSRSRRSDPTSVLARLGDDPVRINAIAIDRQQEIKDISTTSNIFLTNPATGQPYIFQHVTLGASGGNGTFENPFGIVQSALDTTRSDGNAIVYVQAGSNPGIPAFTIPDRVQVLSTGAIQPLVATLNGQPLPGFQIPRSGSGVFPTINGTVTMRSDTVLSGFTIASATGAGVAFTNVNSVEVRDNFIRNTADTGILGNGATTVNLLRNQIDSTNNQGIFLQNIGTATITNNVVSNTIESVADDELLTANGQGIAIVNSAGQLDLNLINNQIRANFSDGVLIGLTGRASGTTPAATANINISNNTIENNGGATPVRGDGIAIGLGQDAVVNNLLIENNTIRNNGDEGIDIRLGLQAIPTTNPTTARLGGTIQNNTIANNGQNGVQVQARGSTTARVSIDRNTINANGLLGVDLSTASVIGLGTPDLSANVRQNTFTLGTTPPPGSFSRVVQAQTTPSPGVSQTLCLNLTGNTFASFSEVVLDNVANALRGDNEAREQTESGKWR from the coding sequence GTGAAAAGAATCAAACGGATCGGATGGACTTTAAAGCTAGGAACGATTGCGCTACTAGCTTCAACGACTGCCTATGCAACTGAACCCGGTTCTACCCAGCCTGATCCAGTTCTCAAGCCCCTAACCTTTATTAATCTGGCTCAAACCGATGCAACTCCTGCCGCACCCACTCCAAAAGCCGCTGATTTGATTGTTCCTGCCAGGGCTGGAGTCGGATACAACACATCAGGTGGGGGATATGAAGGGTTTGGCAGTTTCCAAGGCTTTATTCCGCTTTATCAGACTCCAGGACAGGATCTGGGATATCTGCTCGGTCGGCTACTGCTAGATAATGATGCCAAGTTGAGCGGCAATGTTTTGTTTGGCTATCGGTTCTACAATTCTGCGGCGAACCGCATTTATGGCACTTACCTGTCCTACGACAATCGCGATACTGGCTCCAACGTCTTCTCTCAGTTAGGGGTTGGCTTTGAAACGCTGGGAGAGACTTGGGATGCTCGGTTGAATGCCTACATTCCGCTAGGCGATTCGCGTCAAACCGTTAGGCAAAGCGCTTTCAATACAGGCACTCAAGTCAGTGATTTACAGTTTCAGAATAACTTCTTGCTCGTGACGGAAACGCGATCGCAACGCATCATCCGCGATCTAGAAGCGCTGGTCGCTGGTTTTGATGGAGAGGTGGGAGTCAGGCTGGCGCGGTTTCCCAATGGCGGAGATGTCCGGGGATACGCTGGACTCTACTACCTATCTGCTGGAGAGACTTCCTTTGGTGTGCGCGGTCGCCTGGAAGCTCGTCCCCTGAATGATTTGACGCTGGGGCTGGGAGTGCAACACGACGGCATCTTTGGAACGAATGTGATTGCGAGTGTATCCCTGAGCTTTCCCCCAAGTCGTTCCCGCCGATCTGACCCCACCTCCGTCTTAGCTCGCTTGGGAGACGATCCCGTTCGGATCAATGCGATCGCCATCGATCGACAACAAGAAATCAAAGATATCAGCACCACCTCTAATATATTCCTGACGAATCCCGCCACAGGACAACCTTATATCTTTCAGCATGTAACGCTCGGAGCTAGCGGCGGCAATGGCACCTTTGAAAATCCGTTCGGCATTGTCCAATCGGCGTTAGATACAACACGATCGGATGGTAATGCGATCGTCTATGTGCAGGCAGGTAGCAATCCTGGCATTCCGGCGTTTACCATTCCCGATCGTGTTCAAGTCCTGTCCACTGGAGCGATTCAACCTCTGGTAGCCACTCTCAATGGTCAGCCATTACCAGGATTCCAGATTCCTCGCTCTGGTAGTGGAGTCTTTCCAACGATCAACGGCACGGTCACGATGCGAAGCGACACGGTGTTATCGGGCTTTACGATCGCCAGTGCTACTGGTGCTGGTGTTGCCTTTACCAATGTCAATAGCGTTGAAGTTCGAGATAACTTCATTCGCAACACGGCAGATACAGGCATTTTGGGAAATGGAGCGACCACAGTGAACCTGCTTCGCAACCAGATTGACAGCACCAATAATCAAGGGATTTTTCTACAAAACATCGGGACGGCAACGATTACCAATAACGTGGTCAGCAACACGATCGAGAGCGTAGCAGATGATGAATTGCTCACCGCTAACGGTCAGGGAATTGCGATCGTCAACTCTGCTGGACAGCTCGATCTCAACTTAATCAATAACCAGATTCGTGCCAATTTCAGCGACGGTGTTCTGATTGGCTTAACAGGAAGAGCGAGCGGCACCACACCAGCAGCTACCGCGAATATCAACATTTCTAACAACACGATCGAGAATAATGGCGGTGCAACTCCGGTGCGGGGAGATGGCATCGCGATTGGTTTAGGACAAGATGCGGTGGTGAATAATCTGCTGATCGAAAACAACACGATTCGCAATAATGGCGATGAAGGCATTGATATTCGCTTAGGATTGCAAGCAATTCCCACCACGAACCCCACAACTGCCCGATTGGGGGGCACGATTCAGAATAATACGATCGCTAACAACGGACAAAACGGCGTTCAGGTACAGGCGCGGGGCAGTACAACCGCAAGAGTATCGATCGATCGCAATACCATCAACGCCAATGGGCTACTGGGGGTTGATCTCAGCACTGCGAGTGTGATCGGCTTAGGCACGCCCGATCTCTCTGCCAATGTCCGCCAAAATACTTTTACTCTAGGTACAACTCCTCCCCCAGGTTCATTTTCTCGCGTTGTTCAGGCTCAAACCACTCCCAGTCCGGGTGTTTCCCAAACCCTGTGCCTGAACTTGACCGGAAATACCTTCGCCAGTTTTAGTGAAGTGGTGCTGGACAATGTGGCAAATGCCTTAAGGGGTGACAACGAAGCTAGAGAGCAGACTGAATCAGGGAAATGGCGTTGA
- a CDS encoding response regulator, protein MLKQLRLGTQFTLLLTLIFLGGIILSGITLSHAMQRKAEDEISTKAELLTQTMNAVRTYTSENVAPLLKPQLEASPKFISETVPAYSALTVFKNFRSQPEHQNYVYREATLNPTNPKDKADEFEAKLVEQFRQQPDLNKISGYRTMDGVNLFFTARPLAVKKDSCLQCHSTPDKAPKSQLATFGDQGGFGWQLNDIVAAQTIYVPSDQVFDRGHQYLGLTMGIFASIFAIVVLLINRLLKRRVISPLNQLTTIARNLTTDTITAEQVSEFNSPKIAKVARRADEPGQLARSFQHMALEVARREQTLSQAVEQRTAQLADSMKTAQQAKAQAEEANATKSKFLANMSHELRTPLNAIIGYSEILVEEINDLKVPSLIPDVRKIHGAGKHLLGLINNILDLSKVEAGKVELFLETFAIAPLMQEITDTIHPLIVKNQNQLVVNCPSDIGTMRSDITKLRQSLFNLLSNASKFTEHGTVTLTVERPEPDWITFAVSDTGIGMTPEQQAKLFQAFTQADISTTRKYGGTGLGLVITQQFCKLLGGEIHVESAAGEGTTFKMRLPAEMAQTEKAAPEIPQSTVKREVMGDGGTILVIDDDPAVHDLMQRFLGREGYHVIAALGGQEGVKLAKQQTPDVILLDIRMPEMSGWEVLSLLKSEPELMKIPVVIVTIEEDQALGSALGAVDYLLKPVDYDRLITLLEPYCATAASTSVLVVEDNAENRDMINRQLTKAGWQVLEAENGRKALEVMQSEKPSVILSDLMMPEMDGFEFIRELRQHPEWRSLPVIVLTAKDLTAEERQWLSERTQRVYSKGSSNRQLLDEIRSLIKKAPRS, encoded by the coding sequence ATGCTCAAACAGCTTCGATTGGGGACGCAGTTTACGCTGCTGCTCACGCTCATTTTTCTAGGTGGAATTATCTTGAGTGGGATTACGTTATCCCACGCGATGCAACGAAAAGCTGAGGATGAGATTTCAACTAAAGCGGAACTGCTCACCCAAACCATGAATGCAGTAAGGACTTACACGAGTGAGAACGTTGCGCCGCTGCTGAAGCCGCAACTAGAAGCTTCGCCCAAGTTCATCAGTGAAACCGTTCCTGCCTACTCTGCGCTCACCGTATTTAAGAATTTTCGCAGCCAACCCGAACACCAGAATTACGTCTACCGGGAAGCAACGCTCAATCCCACCAATCCTAAAGATAAAGCGGATGAGTTTGAAGCCAAGCTCGTGGAGCAGTTCCGTCAACAGCCGGATCTCAACAAGATATCTGGCTATCGGACGATGGATGGCGTTAACTTGTTTTTTACGGCTCGCCCTTTGGCAGTTAAGAAGGACAGTTGTTTGCAGTGCCATTCGACTCCCGACAAAGCGCCCAAGAGTCAGTTAGCGACCTTTGGAGATCAAGGAGGCTTTGGATGGCAACTCAACGACATTGTTGCGGCTCAGACGATCTATGTGCCGTCGGATCAGGTGTTTGATCGCGGGCATCAGTATTTAGGGCTGACGATGGGCATTTTTGCTTCGATTTTTGCGATCGTGGTGCTCTTAATTAATCGATTGCTGAAGCGAAGAGTCATCTCTCCGCTCAATCAACTCACCACGATCGCTCGCAATCTGACGACAGATACTATCACCGCAGAGCAAGTGAGCGAATTCAACTCTCCCAAGATTGCCAAGGTTGCGCGTCGAGCGGATGAACCGGGACAACTGGCGCGATCATTTCAACACATGGCGCTAGAAGTCGCTCGACGAGAGCAAACGCTCAGTCAAGCCGTTGAACAGAGAACCGCTCAACTGGCTGACAGCATGAAAACAGCACAACAGGCGAAAGCTCAAGCTGAAGAAGCGAATGCAACAAAGAGCAAGTTTCTCGCGAATATGAGTCATGAGCTTCGCACTCCTTTAAATGCAATCATCGGCTACAGCGAGATTTTGGTCGAAGAGATCAACGATTTGAAAGTGCCAAGCTTGATTCCCGATGTGCGAAAGATTCATGGCGCGGGCAAACATCTTTTAGGGTTGATTAACAATATCTTAGATCTCTCAAAAGTTGAAGCGGGCAAGGTTGAACTGTTTCTAGAAACATTTGCGATCGCGCCATTAATGCAGGAGATCACCGATACAATCCATCCCTTAATCGTCAAGAATCAGAATCAACTCGTGGTGAATTGTCCATCTGACATTGGAACAATGCGATCGGATATCACAAAGCTTCGACAGAGTTTATTTAACCTACTTAGTAACGCAAGCAAATTTACCGAACATGGTACAGTTACGCTCACCGTAGAGCGTCCAGAGCCAGATTGGATTACTTTTGCAGTAAGTGATACTGGCATTGGGATGACTCCGGAGCAGCAAGCTAAACTGTTTCAGGCGTTTACTCAAGCTGATATTTCAACGACGCGCAAATATGGCGGAACGGGATTGGGGCTGGTGATCACACAGCAATTCTGCAAACTTTTGGGTGGAGAGATTCACGTCGAGAGTGCAGCAGGAGAAGGCACAACCTTTAAGATGCGGCTCCCAGCAGAAATGGCTCAAACCGAGAAAGCTGCACCAGAGATTCCTCAGTCAACCGTCAAGCGTGAAGTCATGGGCGATGGTGGAACGATTCTTGTGATTGACGATGATCCTGCTGTTCATGATCTGATGCAGCGTTTTCTCGGTCGCGAAGGCTATCACGTCATTGCAGCGCTCGGAGGGCAAGAGGGCGTTAAGCTTGCGAAACAGCAGACTCCCGATGTGATTTTGCTCGATATTAGAATGCCTGAAATGAGCGGATGGGAGGTTTTGAGCCTGCTCAAGTCTGAACCTGAACTGATGAAAATTCCGGTTGTCATTGTCACGATCGAAGAAGATCAAGCCCTGGGATCAGCTTTGGGAGCCGTGGATTACTTACTTAAACCTGTAGACTACGATCGCTTAATCACTCTACTAGAGCCATACTGTGCAACCGCTGCTTCAACTTCTGTTTTGGTGGTAGAAGACAACGCCGAAAACCGAGACATGATCAATCGCCAACTGACGAAAGCAGGCTGGCAGGTCTTAGAGGCAGAGAATGGGCGCAAAGCTTTAGAAGTCATGCAAAGCGAGAAACCGAGCGTGATTTTATCCGATTTGATGATGCCGGAAATGGATGGCTTTGAGTTCATTCGCGAACTGCGCCAGCATCCTGAATGGCGATCGCTGCCTGTCATTGTTCTCACGGCAAAAGATTTGACTGCTGAGGAGCGCCAATGGTTAAGTGAGCGAACGCAACGAGTGTATTCAAAAGGTTCGAGTAACCGTCAGCTTCTCGATGAGATTCGCAGT